A single genomic interval of Shewanella halotolerans harbors:
- the glyQ gene encoding glycine--tRNA ligase subunit alpha, which yields MTTKHDVKTFQGFILTLQEYWAQQGCAIVQPLDMEVGAGTFHPMTFLRSLGPEPMSSAYVQPCRRPTDGRYGENPNRLQHYYQFQVVLKPSPSNIQELYLGSLEALGVDMNIHDVRFVEDNWESPTLGAWGLGWEVWLNGMEVSQFTYFQQVGGLECSPVTGEITYGLERLAMYIQEVDSVYDLVWTDGPMGKIMYGDVFHQNEVEQSTYNFEHANVEVLFKQFDDCEKACNELLALETPLPLPAYEQVMKASHAFNLLDARHAISVTERQRYILRVRTMAKSVAESYYQAREALGFPMCK from the coding sequence ATGACGACGAAACATGACGTAAAAACATTCCAGGGTTTCATCTTAACCCTGCAGGAATACTGGGCGCAGCAAGGTTGCGCTATCGTTCAACCGCTGGACATGGAAGTAGGCGCGGGCACTTTCCACCCTATGACCTTCTTGCGTTCTCTTGGCCCTGAGCCGATGAGCAGCGCCTATGTTCAGCCATGTCGTCGTCCTACCGATGGTCGTTACGGTGAAAACCCTAACCGTCTGCAACACTACTACCAGTTCCAGGTAGTACTTAAGCCGTCGCCAAGTAACATCCAGGAACTCTACCTGGGTTCTCTTGAGGCCTTGGGCGTCGACATGAATATCCATGACGTACGCTTCGTGGAAGACAACTGGGAATCTCCGACTCTGGGTGCCTGGGGACTGGGCTGGGAAGTGTGGCTAAACGGCATGGAAGTGTCTCAGTTTACCTACTTCCAGCAGGTTGGTGGCCTGGAGTGTAGCCCTGTGACAGGTGAGATCACCTATGGTCTAGAGCGTCTGGCCATGTATATCCAGGAAGTTGACAGCGTCTATGATCTGGTGTGGACCGACGGCCCTATGGGCAAGATCATGTACGGCGATGTGTTCCATCAAAACGAGGTTGAGCAATCGACCTATAACTTCGAACACGCCAACGTAGAAGTACTGTTCAAGCAGTTTGACGACTGCGAAAAGGCCTGTAACGAGCTGCTAGCACTCGAGACGCCACTGCCCTTGCCTGCCTATGAGCAGGTGATGAAAGCCTCCCACGCCTTCAACCTACTCGATGCCCGTCATGCTATTTCGGTCACCGAGCGTCAGCGCTATATCCTGCGCGTGCGCACCATGGCCAAGTCAGTGGCTGAGTCCTATTACCAAGCCCGTGAAGCACTCGGCTTCCCAATGTGTAAGTAG
- a CDS encoding DNA-3-methyladenine glycosylase I, with protein sequence MDVKRCGWVGEDPLYKAYHDEVWGRPVYDGQELFAKLCLDGQQAGLSWITILKKQQNYEAAFADFDPYVIAKFDEAKVEELLQNPGIIRNRLKVNSIIKNAKGYIAFVEQGNDFSEFLWSFVDGQPKLNHFQRLDKLPAQTPESEAMSKALKKLGFNFVGPTICYAFMQAVGMVNDHTADCFCYQDKSN encoded by the coding sequence ATGGATGTAAAGCGTTGTGGCTGGGTCGGCGAGGATCCGCTATATAAGGCGTATCATGACGAGGTTTGGGGACGTCCCGTGTATGACGGTCAGGAGTTGTTTGCCAAGCTCTGTCTCGACGGGCAACAGGCCGGTCTCTCCTGGATCACTATACTCAAGAAGCAGCAAAATTATGAGGCGGCCTTTGCCGATTTTGACCCCTATGTCATAGCCAAGTTCGACGAGGCAAAGGTAGAGGAATTACTACAAAATCCCGGCATCATACGTAACAGGCTCAAGGTGAATTCCATCATCAAGAATGCCAAGGGTTACATCGCCTTCGTGGAGCAGGGCAACGACTTCTCTGAGTTTCTCTGGAGTTTCGTCGACGGCCAGCCCAAGCTGAATCATTTTCAACGGCTGGATAAGCTGCCGGCACAGACCCCCGAGTCGGAAGCCATGTCAAAGGCATTGAAAAAGCTTGGGTTTAATTTTGTCGGCCCGACTATCTGCTATGCCTTCATGCAGGCGGTGGGCATGGTCAACGACCACACCGCCGACTGTTTCTGTTACCAAGATAAGTCTAACTAA
- a CDS encoding amidohydrolase family protein yields MLKQKITPLCAAIALSLSLPSWAADKDSDSAWQVNAPTKAPLEQVKIDVTEGTWMNVSVSPDGKHIVFDLLGDIYQMPIEGGEAKPLAQGIAWQMQPVYSPNGKYIAFTSDEDGGDNIWVMNADGTDPRPVTKETFRLLNSPAWSPDSQYLIGRKHFTGSRSLGAGEVWLYHVAGGTGVKLTERPNEQKDLGEPAYSPDGRYVYFSQDATPGKTFHYSKDSVKGIYKIKRYDTQTGDIEVLIEGTGGAIRPTPSPDGTKLAYIKRDGFQSTLYLLDLKSGKKTKLYDKLDRDMQETWAIHGVYPTMSWTADNQELVFWAGGKINRLDVESKSVKEIPFKVKTELAVQPSVRFKQNIDQDSFDVKMLRMAQVSPDGNKVVYEALGKLWVKRLPEGKVSRLTDLDDQVRELYPQWSRDGKKIVFTTWDDDQQGSVRVINARGGRSKTLTQEPGKYVEPTFSPDGELVVYRKIKGGYITPLTWSQEPGLYVVDIKGKESRKITPDGFQPQFGADSDRVYFMDHGETPQLASINLHGFQKRVHYTSKHATEFRVSPDGKQLAFAERFKVWVTPFAKHGETIEIGPKADNLPVTQLSVRAGESISWNGDSDQLYWTLGPELYQMDVDADYKTDEKTPAIEPKITQIGFEKKADVPRGTIAFVGGRVITMEDDNVIENGVVIVENNKIIAVGDANTQVPKGAQVIDIKGKSIMPGLFDAHAHGAQGENEIIPQQNWELYANLALGVTSIHDPSNDTTEIFAASEQQKAGNIVGPRIFSTGTILYGANLPGYTSHIDSVDDAKFHLERLKKVGAFSVKSYNQPRRNQRQQVIAAARELEMMVVPEGGSLLQHNLTMIADGHTTVEHSLPAAAIYSDIKQFWSQTEVHYTPTLVVAYGGISGENYWYDKTDVWSHPRLSKYVPSDLLDARSMRRPTAPDAHYNHFNVARVANELNELGVKPNIGAHGQREGLAAHWEMWMFAQGGMSNMEVLKTATINPAETFGMDHQLGSIKTGKLADLIVIDGNPLENIRVTDKVSYTMVNGKLFDAESMNQLNGDKTKRKPFFFEI; encoded by the coding sequence ATGCTAAAACAAAAAATAACGCCCCTATGCGCGGCGATCGCCCTCAGCCTTTCCCTGCCCAGCTGGGCGGCGGACAAAGATTCCGACTCAGCCTGGCAGGTGAATGCCCCGACCAAGGCTCCGCTGGAACAGGTTAAGATAGATGTCACCGAAGGCACCTGGATGAATGTCAGTGTCAGCCCAGACGGTAAACATATCGTATTTGACCTGCTGGGTGACATCTATCAGATGCCTATCGAAGGCGGCGAAGCTAAGCCCTTGGCCCAAGGTATTGCCTGGCAGATGCAACCCGTCTATAGCCCCAATGGCAAGTACATCGCCTTCACCTCAGATGAAGATGGCGGCGACAATATTTGGGTGATGAATGCTGATGGCACAGATCCGCGCCCTGTCACTAAGGAAACCTTCCGCCTACTCAACAGCCCGGCTTGGAGCCCTGATTCTCAATATCTCATCGGCCGCAAACACTTTACCGGCAGCCGCAGCCTGGGGGCGGGCGAAGTCTGGCTATATCACGTTGCCGGCGGTACAGGCGTTAAGCTAACAGAGCGCCCTAACGAGCAGAAAGACCTAGGCGAACCCGCCTACTCACCCGATGGTCGCTACGTCTACTTCAGCCAGGATGCCACCCCGGGTAAGACCTTCCATTACTCCAAGGACTCGGTGAAAGGCATCTATAAGATCAAACGCTATGACACCCAGACCGGCGACATAGAGGTATTGATCGAAGGCACTGGCGGCGCGATTCGCCCAACCCCGAGCCCGGATGGCACAAAGCTCGCCTACATCAAACGTGATGGTTTCCAATCTACCCTCTACCTATTGGATCTAAAGTCTGGCAAGAAAACCAAGCTTTACGACAAGCTAGATCGTGATATGCAGGAAACCTGGGCCATCCATGGCGTCTACCCAACCATGAGCTGGACGGCCGACAACCAGGAGTTAGTCTTCTGGGCTGGCGGTAAGATCAATCGTCTGGACGTGGAGAGCAAATCGGTCAAAGAGATCCCCTTCAAGGTGAAAACCGAACTGGCGGTGCAGCCATCGGTACGCTTCAAGCAGAATATCGATCAAGACAGCTTCGACGTGAAGATGCTGCGCATGGCGCAGGTATCACCGGACGGCAACAAGGTGGTATATGAAGCACTGGGCAAACTCTGGGTTAAGCGTCTACCCGAGGGTAAGGTTAGCCGCCTGACGGACTTGGACGACCAGGTCAGAGAACTCTATCCTCAGTGGTCTCGCGACGGTAAGAAGATCGTCTTCACTACCTGGGACGACGACCAACAGGGTAGTGTTCGTGTCATCAACGCCAGAGGCGGTCGTAGCAAGACGCTAACCCAAGAACCGGGCAAATATGTAGAACCCACCTTCTCGCCCGATGGTGAACTCGTGGTTTACCGTAAGATCAAGGGAGGTTATATCACGCCACTCACCTGGTCACAGGAACCCGGCCTCTATGTTGTCGACATCAAGGGCAAAGAGAGCCGCAAGATCACGCCCGATGGCTTTCAACCCCAGTTTGGTGCCGACAGCGACCGTGTTTATTTCATGGATCATGGCGAGACGCCTCAGCTCGCCTCGATCAACCTGCATGGCTTCCAGAAACGGGTGCACTACACCAGCAAGCATGCCACCGAATTCAGGGTCTCTCCAGACGGCAAGCAACTTGCCTTCGCCGAGCGCTTCAAGGTTTGGGTAACCCCATTTGCCAAGCATGGCGAGACCATAGAGATAGGTCCTAAGGCCGATAATCTCCCTGTGACTCAGCTCAGCGTGCGCGCCGGAGAAAGCATCAGCTGGAACGGCGACAGCGACCAACTTTACTGGACCCTTGGCCCTGAGCTATACCAGATGGATGTCGATGCCGACTATAAGACCGACGAGAAAACGCCAGCTATCGAACCTAAGATCACTCAGATTGGCTTCGAGAAGAAAGCAGATGTTCCACGTGGAACCATAGCCTTCGTCGGCGGCCGAGTGATCACCATGGAAGATGACAATGTGATCGAAAACGGCGTGGTGATCGTCGAGAACAACAAGATCATCGCCGTCGGCGATGCCAACACCCAGGTGCCTAAGGGCGCCCAGGTTATCGACATCAAGGGCAAGAGCATAATGCCAGGCCTGTTCGATGCCCACGCCCATGGCGCTCAAGGAGAGAATGAGATCATTCCACAGCAGAACTGGGAGCTCTACGCCAACCTAGCATTGGGTGTAACCAGCATTCACGACCCTTCTAACGACACTACAGAGATCTTCGCCGCCTCTGAGCAGCAGAAGGCCGGTAACATTGTCGGGCCGAGAATCTTCTCAACCGGGACGATTCTCTATGGGGCTAACTTACCCGGCTATACCTCTCACATCGACTCGGTAGACGACGCCAAGTTCCATCTGGAGCGCCTCAAGAAGGTTGGCGCCTTCAGTGTGAAGAGCTATAACCAGCCAAGGCGCAATCAGCGTCAGCAGGTAATCGCGGCGGCGAGAGAACTCGAGATGATGGTGGTGCCGGAAGGTGGCAGCCTGCTGCAGCATAACCTGACCATGATAGCAGACGGCCACACCACGGTAGAGCATTCGCTGCCCGCCGCGGCCATCTACAGCGACATCAAACAGTTCTGGAGCCAGACCGAGGTTCACTATACGCCAACACTGGTCGTGGCCTATGGTGGTATCTCGGGTGAAAACTATTGGTACGATAAGACGGATGTCTGGTCTCACCCTCGCCTGTCTAAGTATGTGCCAAGCGATCTGCTAGACGCGCGCTCCATGCGTCGCCCTACCGCACCCGATGCTCACTATAACCATTTCAACGTTGCCAGAGTTGCCAACGAACTCAACGAGCTAGGTGTGAAGCCCAATATAGGTGCCCATGGCCAACGTGAAGGCTTAGCCGCTCATTGGGAGATGTGGATGTTCGCCCAAGGTGGCATGAGCAACATGGAGGTGCTGAAGACGGCAACCATCAACCCGGCGGAAACCTTCGGCATGGATCATCAACTCGGTTCGATCAAGACAGGTAAGCTTGCCGACCTGATCGTTATCGACGGCAATCCACTTGAGAATATCCGTGTCACAGATAAGGTGAGTTACACCATGGTCAACGGTAAGCTGTTCGATGCCGAGTCGATGAATCAACTCAATGGTGACAAGACCAAACGTAAGCCATTTTTCTTCGAAATTTAA
- a CDS encoding MOSC domain-containing protein, translating to MASLQGISYKVVKGGPMLETSAALVTTSTGVAQDVFGKPGKRQVTLLSAQQWLAACETLDTELPWTTRRANLLIDGISFGEKDLGKVIQIGALQLEITGETDPCKKMEMAYAGLEEALRPDWRGGVTCRVLNDAEICIGDSVQLAE from the coding sequence ATGGCAAGTTTACAAGGCATTAGCTACAAGGTAGTCAAAGGTGGACCCATGCTGGAAACCTCGGCGGCACTCGTCACCACCAGCACAGGGGTTGCACAAGATGTATTTGGAAAGCCAGGTAAACGTCAGGTCACCCTACTGTCGGCGCAGCAATGGCTCGCCGCCTGCGAGACTCTCGATACCGAACTTCCCTGGACCACCCGCAGAGCCAACTTACTCATAGATGGCATCAGCTTCGGCGAAAAAGATCTCGGCAAGGTGATTCAAATTGGCGCCTTACAACTGGAGATCACGGGCGAAACCGATCCCTGCAAGAAGATGGAGATGGCCTATGCAGGACTCGAGGAGGCCCTGCGACCAGACTGGCGCGGCGGCGTCACCTGCCGAGTGCTCAACGATGCCGAGATCTGTATCGGCGATAGCGTACAGTTAGCCGAATAG
- the tusA gene encoding sulfurtransferase TusA yields MSDPFAQAQHQLDALGLRCPEPVMMVRKSVRKMNEGETLLIIADDPATTRDIPSFCEFMDHTLIASQTESTPYQYLIKKGL; encoded by the coding sequence ATGAGCGACCCTTTCGCACAAGCACAACACCAACTCGACGCCCTGGGACTACGTTGTCCCGAGCCTGTGATGATGGTGAGAAAATCGGTGCGCAAGATGAACGAGGGAGAGACCCTACTGATCATCGCCGATGATCCGGCGACCACACGTGATATTCCCAGTTTCTGCGAGTTCATGGACCACACCCTGATCGCCAGCCAGACCGAGTCGACACCTTACCAATATCTGATCAAGAAAGGTCTCTAA
- the ybaK gene encoding Cys-tRNA(Pro) deacylase, which translates to MTPATKMLDKAKIPYRLHEYQHDANAGAYGLEAAEKLQLPQEWVFKTLVAELDNGTLVVAIIPVDKKLNLKQLAKAAKAKKAAMATPEKVQRITGYVLGGVSPIGQKKRLATFIDESAQQLAQIYVSGGRRGLDIELTPTALQDVTQARFVSLV; encoded by the coding sequence ATGACACCCGCAACTAAGATGCTCGATAAGGCCAAGATCCCCTATCGTCTCCATGAATATCAACACGACGCCAATGCCGGCGCCTATGGACTGGAGGCGGCAGAGAAACTTCAGCTTCCACAGGAATGGGTCTTTAAGACCCTGGTCGCCGAGCTCGATAACGGCACTCTGGTGGTCGCCATCATCCCGGTAGACAAGAAGCTCAACCTGAAACAACTGGCGAAGGCGGCGAAAGCCAAAAAGGCTGCTATGGCCACCCCGGAAAAGGTGCAGCGCATCACAGGATATGTGTTAGGTGGCGTTAGCCCTATTGGGCAGAAGAAACGACTTGCCACCTTTATTGACGAGAGTGCCCAGCAGCTGGCGCAGATCTATGTCAGTGGTGGACGCCGCGGCCTGGATATCGAACTCACCCCAACGGCTCTGCAAGATGTTACTCAGGCGCGTTTCGTCTCTCTGGTATAA
- a CDS encoding GNAT family N-acetyltransferase yields the protein MDIIRLIDKPEAIGQVASWYHEEWGHLGPNRSQAELTHTLSQYLQLDGIPQLWVALHNNVPIGAIQLRYQENPQYSADSVWLGGIYVSPSHRGLGIATALITVAEQYALAFDADSLYLQTEAKNLALYHSLGWQLVATLPYSDLLVNVMRKSLERENHDTRN from the coding sequence ATGGACATTATTCGGTTGATAGACAAGCCTGAGGCCATAGGCCAAGTGGCCAGCTGGTATCATGAGGAATGGGGTCACCTGGGGCCGAATCGCAGCCAAGCGGAGTTGACCCACACCCTGAGCCAATATCTGCAATTAGACGGCATTCCCCAACTCTGGGTAGCCTTGCATAACAATGTTCCCATCGGCGCCATCCAGCTCAGATATCAGGAAAACCCTCAATATTCTGCCGATAGCGTCTGGCTCGGCGGCATCTATGTAAGCCCCTCTCATCGCGGTCTGGGCATAGCCACAGCATTAATCACCGTTGCCGAACAATATGCCTTAGCCTTCGACGCAGACAGCCTCTATCTGCAAACGGAAGCCAAAAACCTCGCTCTCTATCACAGCTTAGGCTGGCAGCTTGTCGCTACACTTCCCTACTCAGACCTATTGGTCAACGTGATGCGTAAATCCTTAGAAAGAGAGAATCATGACACCCGCAACTAA
- the fadA gene encoding acetyl-CoA C-acyltransferase FadA, translated as MKQAVIVDCIRTPMGRSKAGVFRNVRAESLSAELMKALLVRNPQLDPNTIEDVIWGCVQQTLEQGFNIARNAALLAGIPKQAGAVTVNRLCGSSMEAIHQAARAIMTGMGDTFIVGGVEHMGHVPMNHGVDFHPGLATNVAKASGMMGLTAEMLGKMHGITRQQQDEFAVRSHQRAHAATVEGRFANEIHAIEGHDANGALIKVMHDEVIRPETSLESLATLRPVFDPANGTVTAGTSSALSDGASAMLVMEEEKAKALGLPIRARIRSMAVAGCDAAIMGYGPVPATQKALQRAGLTMNDIDLIELNEAFAAQSLPCVKDLGLMDLVDEKVNLNGGAIALGHPLGCSGARISTTLINLMESKDATLGLATMCIGLGQGIATVFERA; from the coding sequence ATGAAACAAGCAGTTATTGTAGATTGCATCCGTACTCCCATGGGCCGCTCTAAGGCTGGGGTATTCAGAAACGTGCGCGCCGAGTCGCTCTCTGCCGAGCTGATGAAGGCCCTGTTGGTTCGCAATCCTCAACTCGATCCTAACACCATTGAAGACGTAATCTGGGGTTGTGTACAACAGACGCTGGAGCAGGGCTTCAACATCGCACGAAACGCGGCGCTGCTAGCCGGCATTCCGAAACAGGCCGGTGCGGTGACGGTAAACCGTCTGTGTGGGTCTTCCATGGAAGCCATTCATCAGGCCGCTCGCGCCATCATGACAGGCATGGGCGATACCTTTATCGTCGGCGGTGTCGAACACATGGGCCACGTGCCGATGAACCATGGTGTCGACTTCCACCCAGGCCTGGCTACCAATGTCGCCAAGGCCTCGGGCATGATGGGCCTCACCGCCGAGATGCTAGGCAAGATGCACGGTATCACGCGCCAACAGCAAGATGAGTTTGCGGTACGTTCACACCAACGTGCCCACGCGGCAACGGTCGAAGGCCGCTTTGCCAACGAGATCCATGCTATCGAGGGTCATGATGCCAACGGCGCATTGATCAAGGTAATGCATGACGAGGTGATTCGTCCTGAGACCTCACTGGAGTCGCTGGCGACCCTGCGTCCGGTATTCGACCCAGCCAATGGTACTGTCACCGCAGGCACCTCTTCGGCATTGTCTGACGGCGCCTCGGCCATGTTGGTCATGGAAGAGGAGAAAGCCAAGGCCTTAGGTCTGCCAATCCGCGCACGTATCCGCTCTATGGCGGTTGCTGGTTGTGACGCCGCCATCATGGGCTATGGTCCAGTACCAGCCACCCAGAAGGCGTTGCAACGCGCAGGCCTCACCATGAATGACATCGACCTTATCGAACTCAACGAGGCCTTCGCCGCGCAGTCACTGCCATGTGTGAAAGATCTTGGTCTGATGGATCTGGTCGATGAGAAGGTCAACCTCAACGGCGGCGCTATCGCCCTGGGTCATCCACTAGGCTGCTCGGGCGCACGTATCTCGACCACGCTGATCAACCTGATGGAAAGCAAAGATGCGACCCTAGGTCTGGCGACCATGTGTATCGGTCTGGGCCAAGGCATAGCAACCGTATTCGAACGCGCCTAA
- the fadB gene encoding fatty acid oxidation complex subunit alpha FadB, with translation MIYQSPTIQVELLEDNIARLCFNAEGSVNKFDRETLNSLNDALDALAQTQGVKGLMLTSGKDAFIVGADITEFLGLFAQDDSVLQGWLEDANKVFNKLEDLPFPTISAVKGFALGGGCETILATDLRIADTSARIGLPETKLGIIPGFGGTVRLPRVIGADNALEWITTGKDQRPEAALKVGAIDAVVAPELLETAARQMLQDAISEKIDWQARRQRKLSPLTLPKLEAMMSFATAKGMVFKVAGKHYPAPMAVVEVIEKAATSERAEALQVEHQAFIKLAKTDVAKALIGIFLNDQLVKGKAKKAAKQAQTVNSAAVLGAGIMGGGIAYQSASKGTPIVMKDINQAALDLGLNEAAKLLTAQINRGRSTPAKMAGVLNNITATLDYNALKQADVVVEAVVEHPKVKATVLAEVEQVVGEDAIITSNTSTISINLLAKSLQKPERFCGMHFFNPVHKMPLVEVIRGEHSSEETVASVVAYAAKMGKTPIVVNDCPGFFVNRVLFPYFAGFSGLLEDGADFAAIDKVMEKQFGWPMGPAYLLDVVGLDTGHHAQAVMAEGFPDRMAKEGKDAIDVMFEAERFGQKNGKGFYQYSVDRRGKPKKEVDPRSYELLGNAFGEQKEFSSDEIIARTMIPMIIETVRCLEEGIIATPAEADMGLVYGLGFPPFRGGVFRYLDTLGVTNFVALADQYAHLGGLYQVTDKMRELAATSGSYYPA, from the coding sequence ATGATCTACCAAAGTCCTACGATTCAAGTGGAATTACTTGAAGACAATATCGCTCGGCTCTGTTTTAACGCCGAGGGCTCAGTCAATAAGTTTGATCGAGAAACCCTCAACTCCCTTAACGACGCACTCGATGCCCTAGCACAAACCCAAGGGGTTAAGGGCCTGATGCTCACCTCGGGCAAAGATGCCTTTATCGTAGGCGCCGACATCACAGAATTCCTGGGACTTTTTGCACAAGACGACAGCGTGCTGCAGGGCTGGCTGGAAGATGCCAACAAGGTGTTTAACAAGCTCGAAGATCTGCCCTTCCCAACTATCTCGGCCGTCAAGGGCTTCGCCCTGGGCGGCGGCTGCGAAACTATCCTAGCCACAGACTTACGTATCGCCGACACCTCGGCACGTATCGGCCTGCCAGAGACTAAGCTGGGCATCATCCCTGGCTTTGGCGGTACTGTGCGTCTGCCTCGCGTGATAGGTGCCGACAACGCACTTGAGTGGATCACCACAGGTAAAGATCAGCGCCCAGAAGCCGCCCTCAAGGTTGGCGCCATCGACGCCGTAGTTGCTCCAGAATTGCTGGAAACGGCGGCGCGCCAGATGCTGCAAGATGCCATCAGCGAGAAGATTGACTGGCAAGCCCGTCGTCAGCGCAAGCTGTCGCCGCTGACACTGCCTAAGCTGGAAGCCATGATGTCATTTGCCACCGCCAAGGGCATGGTATTCAAGGTTGCCGGTAAACACTATCCTGCACCTATGGCTGTTGTCGAAGTGATTGAGAAGGCGGCTACCAGCGAGCGAGCCGAAGCACTACAGGTAGAACATCAGGCCTTCATCAAACTGGCCAAGACAGACGTAGCCAAGGCGCTTATCGGTATCTTCCTTAACGACCAGCTGGTTAAAGGCAAGGCCAAGAAGGCTGCCAAACAGGCACAAACGGTTAACTCAGCCGCCGTGCTGGGCGCAGGCATCATGGGTGGCGGTATCGCCTACCAGAGCGCCAGCAAGGGCACGCCTATCGTGATGAAAGATATCAATCAGGCGGCACTGGATCTTGGCCTCAACGAGGCAGCCAAACTGCTCACGGCGCAGATCAATCGTGGTCGCTCGACACCGGCCAAGATGGCGGGCGTGCTCAACAACATCACGGCAACTCTGGACTACAACGCACTTAAGCAAGCCGATGTCGTGGTCGAAGCCGTGGTAGAACATCCTAAGGTGAAGGCGACCGTACTGGCAGAAGTCGAACAGGTCGTGGGCGAAGATGCCATCATCACCTCTAACACCTCCACCATCTCAATCAATCTGCTGGCCAAGAGCCTGCAGAAACCAGAGCGCTTCTGTGGCATGCACTTCTTCAACCCGGTACACAAGATGCCACTGGTTGAGGTCATTCGCGGCGAGCATAGCTCAGAAGAGACTGTTGCCTCTGTCGTGGCTTACGCCGCCAAGATGGGCAAGACGCCTATCGTGGTCAACGACTGCCCAGGCTTCTTCGTTAACCGTGTACTCTTCCCTTACTTCGCCGGCTTCAGCGGCCTGCTAGAAGATGGCGCCGACTTTGCGGCCATCGACAAGGTAATGGAGAAGCAGTTCGGTTGGCCTATGGGCCCCGCCTATCTACTTGACGTAGTCGGTCTGGACACGGGTCATCACGCCCAGGCCGTTATGGCCGAAGGCTTCCCTGACAGAATGGCGAAAGAAGGCAAAGACGCCATCGACGTCATGTTTGAGGCCGAACGTTTCGGTCAAAAGAATGGAAAAGGCTTCTACCAATATTCGGTGGATCGTCGCGGCAAGCCGAAGAAAGAGGTCGACCCGCGCAGCTATGAGCTACTGGGCAACGCCTTCGGTGAGCAGAAGGAGTTCAGCAGCGACGAGATCATCGCCCGCACCATGATCCCTATGATCATCGAAACGGTTCGTTGTCTGGAAGAAGGCATCATAGCCACGCCAGCCGAAGCCGATATGGGACTCGTTTATGGACTCGGTTTCCCTCCATTCAGAGGAGGTGTGTTCCGCTACCTGGACACCTTAGGTGTCACTAACTTCGTCGCCCTTGCTGACCAGTACGCCCACCTGGGTGGCCTGTATCAGGTAACCGACAAGATGCGTGAACTGGCTGCCACCAGCGGCAGTTACTACCCAGCCTAA